In Streptomyces sp. NBC_00091, the following proteins share a genomic window:
- a CDS encoding adenylyltransferase/cytidyltransferase family protein — protein sequence MSEPVPSARRPYRVGYAPGAYDLFHIGHLNILRHARSQCDYLVAGVVSDEMAELAKGRRPMIPLVERLEIVRSVKYVDAAFVETVPDKVETWKQVRFDVIFKGDDWRGTPKGLRLERDFAAHGVDVVYFPYTVHTSSTQLRRALDVLAQQGGQPGESFTAERR from the coding sequence ATGTCCGAGCCTGTGCCGTCCGCGCGCAGACCGTACCGGGTGGGCTACGCGCCAGGCGCCTACGACCTGTTCCACATAGGGCACCTGAACATCCTTCGGCACGCGCGGAGCCAGTGCGACTACCTGGTGGCCGGCGTGGTCTCGGACGAGATGGCCGAACTGGCCAAGGGGCGGCGCCCGATGATCCCGCTCGTCGAGCGGCTGGAGATCGTACGCAGCGTCAAATACGTGGACGCCGCCTTCGTGGAGACGGTCCCGGACAAGGTGGAGACCTGGAAGCAGGTCCGCTTCGACGTCATCTTCAAGGGCGACGACTGGCGGGGCACGCCCAAGGGGCTGCGGCTGGAACGGGACTTCGCCGCCCACGGGGTCGACGTCGTCTACTTCCCCTACACCGTGCACACGTCCAGCACCCAGCTGCGCCGGGCCCTGGACGTGCTCGCCCAGCAGGGCGGCCAGCCCGGGGAGTCCTTCACCGCCGAACGGCGCTGA
- a CDS encoding HD domain-containing protein: protein MPPSVLETPRGAARLAESLLPPVGDRWRHTQAVAERARELSHSVPEADRELLIAAAWLHDIGYAPALHDSGFHPLDGARHLAALGASTRLVRLVAHHSGAAYEAEQRGLSRELAVYEREESALLDALTCADMTTGPSGQRLGFTERIDEIMVRYAPGSEVHSAISAAVPYLAGAVARTRARADGQPM, encoded by the coding sequence ATGCCCCCATCCGTACTGGAAACCCCACGAGGAGCGGCCCGGCTGGCCGAGTCGCTGCTGCCACCCGTGGGAGACCGCTGGCGTCACACGCAAGCCGTCGCGGAGCGCGCCCGGGAACTGTCCCACTCCGTACCGGAAGCGGACAGGGAGCTGCTGATCGCGGCAGCGTGGCTGCACGACATCGGCTACGCGCCTGCTCTCCACGACAGCGGATTCCATCCCCTCGACGGCGCCCGCCACTTGGCGGCACTCGGCGCCTCGACACGACTGGTACGCCTGGTCGCCCACCACTCAGGAGCCGCGTACGAGGCCGAACAGCGCGGCCTTTCGAGGGAACTCGCCGTGTACGAGCGGGAGGAATCGGCCCTCCTGGATGCGCTGACCTGCGCCGACATGACGACGGGACCATCGGGTCAGCGGCTCGGCTTCACGGAGCGCATCGACGAGATCATGGTCCGCTACGCACCGGGCAGCGAGGTCCATTCGGCGATCAGCGCGGCGGTCCCGTACCTGGCGGGCGCTGTCGCCCGCACCAGGGCGAGGGCCGACGGTCAGCCGATGTAG
- a CDS encoding NUDIX hydrolase, whose protein sequence is MARVDYFNDPNAPEANSIVPSVTVVALDGDGRVLLIHRSDNDLWALPGGGVDTGESVAQAAVRETREETGFEVEVTGLVGLYTDPRHVIAYDDGEVRQQFSICFSARIVGGERRTSSESKEVAFLAPHELDGVQIHQSMRLRIEHGLAHRSEPYIG, encoded by the coding sequence ATGGCCCGAGTGGACTACTTCAACGACCCGAACGCGCCCGAGGCGAACAGCATCGTCCCGTCCGTGACCGTCGTGGCTCTCGACGGTGACGGCCGGGTTCTGCTGATCCACAGGAGCGACAACGACCTGTGGGCACTGCCGGGAGGTGGCGTGGACACCGGCGAGTCCGTCGCCCAAGCGGCGGTGCGCGAGACGCGGGAGGAGACGGGATTCGAGGTTGAGGTGACCGGGCTGGTCGGGCTCTACACCGACCCGCGGCACGTGATCGCGTACGACGACGGGGAGGTCCGTCAGCAGTTCTCGATCTGCTTCTCGGCGCGCATCGTCGGAGGGGAACGCCGGACGAGCAGTGAGAGCAAGGAGGTGGCCTTCCTGGCCCCGCACGAGCTCGACGGGGTGCAGATCCACCAGTCCATGAGGCTGCGCATCGAGCACGGGCTCGCCCACCGGTCCGAGCCCTACATCGGCTGA
- a CDS encoding glycosyltransferase family 4 protein yields the protein MVSTNYAPEHAGIGPYATQIAEHWASTGHDTHVLTGMPHYPAWSVEPEYKGALRRTERRAGVTVHRRAHTVPSRQTAVTRALFEGSILLHGAVAPPRMPRPDAVMAQMPSLAGGVTAARLAARWKVPFVPVVQDLMGAAAAQSGISGGDKAAALAGRAEAYALRRATLVGVIHETFVDRVVGMGVDPKKIRLVPNWSHVSQPTRPRGETRRHLGWARGQTVVLHSGNMGLKQGLEVLVGAARLDPDVRFVLMGDGSQRAALADLAADVPNLDIIPPAADGEFPDVLAAADVLAVTQHAAVLDMSVPSKLTSYFQAGRPVLASVAAEGGTAQEVERSGAGVLVPPENPEALLKAVRALAEDPEGAAALGAAGPAHVAAHLSREAGLARIDALMDEALGGLRP from the coding sequence CTGGTTTCCACCAACTACGCCCCCGAGCATGCGGGCATAGGCCCGTACGCCACCCAGATCGCAGAGCACTGGGCGAGTACCGGCCACGATACGCACGTACTCACGGGCATGCCGCACTACCCGGCCTGGTCGGTCGAGCCGGAGTACAAGGGGGCGCTCCGGCGCACGGAACGGCGCGCGGGGGTCACGGTGCACCGGCGTGCGCACACGGTGCCGTCCCGTCAGACCGCCGTCACCCGGGCCCTGTTCGAAGGATCGATTCTGCTGCACGGCGCCGTGGCCCCGCCCCGGATGCCGAGGCCGGACGCGGTCATGGCGCAGATGCCCAGCCTGGCGGGCGGGGTCACCGCCGCCCGGCTCGCGGCGCGCTGGAAGGTGCCGTTCGTACCGGTCGTCCAGGACCTGATGGGCGCCGCCGCGGCGCAGAGCGGCATCAGCGGCGGGGACAAGGCGGCCGCGCTCGCCGGGCGCGCGGAGGCGTACGCCCTGCGGCGCGCCACCCTGGTCGGCGTCATCCACGAGACCTTCGTGGACCGGGTCGTCGGGATGGGCGTGGACCCGAAGAAGATCCGCCTGGTCCCCAACTGGTCCCACGTGTCACAGCCCACCCGGCCGCGCGGCGAGACCCGCCGCCACCTGGGCTGGGCCCGCGGCCAGACCGTGGTCCTGCACTCGGGGAACATGGGCCTCAAGCAGGGGCTCGAGGTCCTCGTCGGCGCTGCCCGGCTGGATCCGGACGTCAGGTTCGTCCTCATGGGCGACGGCAGCCAGCGCGCGGCCCTCGCCGACCTCGCGGCCGACGTGCCGAACCTCGACATCATCCCCCCTGCCGCCGACGGGGAGTTCCCCGACGTCCTCGCCGCGGCGGACGTCCTCGCGGTCACCCAGCACGCGGCCGTACTGGACATGAGCGTGCCGTCCAAGCTCACCTCCTACTTCCAGGCCGGCCGGCCCGTCCTCGCGTCCGTCGCGGCCGAGGGCGGAACCGCCCAGGAGGTGGAACGTTCCGGCGCCGGGGTCCTCGTACCGCCGGAGAACCCCGAGGCGCTGCTGAAGGCCGTCCGGGCACTGGCCGAGGACCCGGAGGGCGCCGCCGCGCTGGGCGCGGCCGGGCCGGCCCACGTCGCGGCCCACCTGAGCCGTGAGGCGGGCCTGGCCCGCATCGACGCACTGATGGACGAAGCGCTTGGGGGACTGCGGCCGTGA
- a CDS encoding CDP-alcohol phosphatidyltransferase family protein, with product MGRVGTALRELRGAQKSAKGVSLYSRFVNRPAGRYLAAGSYALGLTPNQVTLVSAAFSFAAVAAVALATPSWGLGIAVWAALAVGFAFDSADGQLARLRGGGSAAGEWLDHVVDAAKLTALHSCVLIAFYRFPEAYGTGSDAWLLVPLGFQFAAVVTFFGGLLTEKLKPKAPAGSTAAAPSTLRAVALLPVDYGVFCLVFLLLGGGSLFRWAYAGLGAVAALFLLAFLAKWFRELSAVRR from the coding sequence ATGGGGAGAGTCGGCACCGCGCTGCGCGAACTGCGGGGGGCGCAGAAGTCGGCGAAGGGGGTGTCGCTCTACTCGCGGTTCGTCAACCGGCCCGCCGGGCGGTACCTGGCCGCCGGGTCGTACGCGCTGGGGCTGACCCCGAACCAGGTGACGCTGGTCAGCGCCGCGTTCAGCTTCGCCGCCGTGGCGGCGGTCGCGCTGGCGACGCCCTCGTGGGGGCTGGGGATCGCCGTCTGGGCCGCGCTCGCGGTCGGCTTCGCCTTCGACTCGGCCGACGGGCAGCTGGCCCGGCTGCGCGGGGGCGGCAGTGCGGCGGGCGAGTGGCTCGACCACGTCGTGGACGCCGCCAAGCTCACCGCTCTGCACTCCTGCGTACTGATCGCCTTCTACCGCTTCCCCGAGGCGTACGGGACGGGCTCGGACGCCTGGCTGCTGGTACCGCTGGGCTTCCAGTTCGCCGCCGTCGTCACCTTCTTCGGGGGGCTGCTGACCGAGAAGCTCAAGCCGAAGGCGCCCGCCGGCAGCACCGCCGCCGCGCCGTCGACCCTGCGCGCGGTGGCGTTGCTGCCCGTGGACTACGGGGTGTTCTGCCTGGTGTTCCTGCTGCTCGGCGGCGGGTCGCTGTTCCGCTGGGCGTACGCCGGACTGGGCGCGGTCGCCGCCCTGTTCCTGCTGGCGTTCCTGGCGAAGTGGTTCCGGGAGCTCAGCGCCGTTCGGCGGTGA
- a CDS encoding glycosyltransferase, which produces MSNAVRILHAVTLHSPSHAFGGPVRVALNLAKGLRARGHEARLLALGEGFDPWPSSVEGVPAKLFPARRLLPLGFSGMTSPALLASAGRLVRDADVVHVHLARDLVTLPVALAALRARKPLVLQTHGMVDPSEKVLAKVLDAVAVRRLLRGADTVLYLTPHEREGLDAVVGSPLARAVRLVNGTPAQEERPALSGPPRILYSARLQARKRPVDFVDAAPAVLAVHPDAHFVVAGPDEGELPAVRARITALGLTDRFTVPGALSSTEVLTELRRAHVYVLPSVDEPFPMSVLEALAVGVPPVVTHSNGLARDIAAAGAGHAVNPGPAGVAAAVLDLLDPAANTKASTAARELAAASFSMDAVLDTLLDVYERITR; this is translated from the coding sequence TTGAGCAACGCCGTACGAATCCTGCACGCCGTCACCCTGCACTCCCCCTCGCACGCCTTCGGCGGGCCCGTACGGGTCGCGCTGAACCTGGCCAAGGGGCTGCGGGCGCGCGGGCACGAGGCGCGGCTGCTCGCGCTGGGCGAGGGCTTCGACCCCTGGCCGTCCTCGGTGGAGGGCGTCCCGGCGAAGCTGTTCCCGGCCCGCCGCCTCCTCCCCCTCGGCTTCAGCGGGATGACCTCGCCGGCCCTGCTGGCCTCGGCGGGCCGCCTGGTGCGGGACGCCGACGTCGTCCACGTGCACCTGGCGCGGGACCTCGTAACCCTGCCCGTCGCCCTGGCGGCGCTGCGGGCGCGCAAGCCGCTGGTCCTCCAGACCCACGGGATGGTGGACCCGAGCGAGAAGGTGCTGGCCAAGGTCCTCGACGCGGTGGCGGTACGCCGTCTGCTGCGCGGCGCGGACACGGTGCTGTACCTGACCCCGCACGAGCGGGAGGGGCTGGACGCGGTGGTGGGCTCACCGCTGGCCCGCGCCGTCCGGCTGGTCAACGGCACCCCGGCGCAGGAGGAGCGGCCCGCCCTGTCCGGGCCGCCGCGCATCCTGTACTCGGCGCGGCTACAGGCCCGCAAGCGGCCGGTGGACTTCGTGGACGCGGCCCCGGCGGTACTCGCCGTCCACCCGGACGCCCACTTCGTGGTGGCGGGCCCGGACGAGGGCGAACTGCCCGCCGTCCGCGCCCGGATCACCGCCCTGGGCCTGACGGACCGCTTCACGGTCCCGGGGGCCCTGTCCAGCACCGAGGTCCTCACGGAACTCCGCCGGGCCCACGTCTACGTCCTGCCCTCGGTGGACGAACCGTTCCCGATGTCGGTCCTGGAGGCCCTCGCGGTGGGCGTCCCCCCGGTGGTCACCCACTCCAACGGCCTGGCCCGCGACATCGCCGCCGCGGGCGCCGGCCACGCCGTCAACCCCGGCCCGGCGGGCGTCGCGGCGGCGGTCCTCGACCTCCTGGACCCCGCCGCGAACACCAAGGCCTCCACCGCGGCCCGCGAACTCGCCGCCGCCTCCTTCTCCATGGACGCGGTCCTCGACACCCTGCTGGACGTCTACGAACGCATCACCCGCTGA
- a CDS encoding lipopolysaccharide biosynthesis protein yields the protein MTETNRPAAAPAEDEPDLLRDQFKQLLRYRRLIGAGVGIGLLGGVYLGISTADTYVSVADVVLRAPTDDPFNPSLAPDKAINIGSERQVALSSSIAEQAAKKLGVADKDFAALRGGLQVTNPPQTMVLRFTYTSASPKEAARRANGMAAAYLLKRQEALDVTREKMVKGYEAQRDPIAKQLDEVARQINSMPAGTPRDGALSSRTDLQNKVNTLNGNIAKLAALDMTPGRVTSAATPPGAPDGPGLPMSLALGAAVGLALGLLAAWVRLVFDPAPRSEGDVARSLRAPVLGYLPRDRTGGGPLLAAGEADPRLAEEYRSVAFRLAYDSRFADRRRLLVVAPRGSSETAAAVAVNLAASFAETGKDVLLIEADLRTPVLASQLPTGAGGRPRWSQLPGGGAAGDPSAARHGDSDWPDGRQLVVDAGESGAFDLIPGERVRNVPRALTSPRATRLISEADSPNSTVVVLAPPVLSYADALALVDRVDGVLVVCDPRAVHRSDLARIRELISGAGGTVLGAVLHTPPPSEKRGGLGKAKGAPGTSAPDAQDAPDAPDAPRTPTREPAGPEQQAPGDATDTVALRTVRTGRR from the coding sequence GTGACCGAGACGAACCGCCCGGCAGCGGCCCCGGCCGAGGACGAACCCGATCTCCTGCGGGACCAGTTCAAGCAGCTCCTGCGCTACCGCCGGCTCATCGGCGCGGGCGTGGGCATCGGCCTGCTGGGCGGCGTCTACCTCGGCATCTCCACCGCGGACACCTACGTGTCCGTCGCCGACGTCGTACTGCGCGCACCCACCGACGACCCCTTCAACCCGAGCCTGGCCCCCGACAAGGCCATCAACATCGGCTCCGAGCGCCAGGTCGCGCTCTCCAGCTCCATAGCCGAGCAGGCCGCGAAGAAGCTCGGCGTGGCCGACAAGGACTTCGCCGCCCTGCGCGGCGGCCTCCAGGTGACCAACCCGCCGCAGACGATGGTGCTCCGCTTCACCTACACCTCGGCCTCCCCCAAGGAGGCCGCCCGGCGCGCCAACGGCATGGCCGCCGCCTACCTGCTCAAGCGGCAGGAGGCCCTCGACGTCACCCGCGAGAAGATGGTCAAGGGCTACGAGGCCCAGCGCGACCCGATCGCCAAGCAGCTCGACGAAGTGGCCCGGCAGATCAACAGCATGCCGGCGGGCACCCCCCGCGACGGGGCGCTCTCCTCCCGGACCGACCTCCAGAACAAGGTCAACACCCTCAACGGCAACATCGCCAAGCTGGCTGCCCTGGACATGACCCCGGGCCGGGTCACCAGCGCCGCGACCCCGCCCGGCGCACCCGACGGGCCGGGCCTGCCCATGTCGCTGGCGCTCGGCGCGGCCGTGGGTCTGGCGCTCGGCCTGCTCGCCGCCTGGGTCCGGCTGGTCTTCGACCCGGCGCCGCGCTCCGAGGGCGACGTGGCCCGCTCCCTGCGCGCGCCCGTACTGGGCTACCTGCCCCGGGACAGGACCGGCGGCGGGCCGCTGCTCGCGGCCGGCGAGGCCGATCCGCGGCTCGCCGAGGAGTACCGCTCGGTCGCCTTCCGGCTGGCCTACGACTCCCGGTTCGCCGACCGGCGCCGGCTGCTGGTGGTCGCCCCGCGCGGCAGCAGCGAGACCGCCGCCGCCGTGGCCGTGAACCTGGCCGCCTCCTTCGCCGAGACCGGCAAGGACGTCCTGCTCATCGAGGCCGACCTGCGCACCCCGGTCCTGGCCAGCCAGCTGCCCACCGGCGCGGGCGGCCGGCCGCGCTGGAGCCAGCTGCCGGGCGGCGGGGCCGCCGGCGACCCCTCGGCCGCACGGCACGGCGACTCCGACTGGCCCGACGGGCGCCAGCTCGTCGTGGACGCCGGGGAGTCGGGCGCCTTCGACCTGATCCCCGGGGAGCGGGTGCGCAACGTGCCCCGCGCGCTGACCTCCCCGCGCGCCACCCGGCTGATCTCCGAGGCCGACTCCCCCAACTCCACCGTCGTCGTCCTCGCGCCGCCCGTGCTCTCGTACGCCGACGCGCTCGCCCTGGTCGACCGCGTCGACGGCGTGCTGGTGGTCTGCGACCCGCGCGCCGTGCACCGCAGCGACCTGGCCCGGATCCGCGAGCTGATCAGCGGCGCCGGCGGCACCGTGCTGGGCGCGGTGCTGCACACCCCGCCGCCCTCCGAGAAGCGCGGCGGACTCGGAAAGGCCAAGGGGGCGCCCGGCACCTCGGCACCGGACGCGCAGGACGCACCGGACGCACCGGACGCACCGCGGACGCCGACCCGCGAGCCGGCCGGACCCGAGCAGCAGGCCCCGGGCGACGCCACCGACACGGTGGCGCTGCGCACCGTCCGCACGGGCCGCAGGTGA
- a CDS encoding WcaF family extracellular polysaccharide biosynthesis acetyltransferase has translation MRDLPSFTLAGYDKGRGLLTQALWFAVMNTLFMSWFCPARLRVALLRAFGAKIGEGVLIRHKVRVLWPWKLEVGDHTWIGEGAWLLNLEPVTIGSQVCLSQESMLCTGSHDHRAADFRYRNAPIVIEDGAWVAVRATVLAGVTVGRCAVAGAGAIVHRNLPPLTLQTMDGQRRPVEEPN, from the coding sequence TTGCGTGATCTTCCTTCCTTCACGCTGGCCGGCTACGACAAGGGGCGCGGGCTGCTGACGCAGGCGCTGTGGTTCGCGGTGATGAACACCCTGTTCATGTCGTGGTTCTGTCCGGCCCGGCTGCGCGTGGCGCTGCTGCGCGCCTTCGGGGCGAAGATCGGCGAGGGGGTCCTGATCCGGCACAAGGTGCGCGTGCTGTGGCCGTGGAAGCTCGAGGTCGGGGACCACACCTGGATCGGTGAGGGCGCCTGGCTGCTCAACCTGGAGCCGGTGACCATCGGTTCGCAGGTGTGCCTCTCGCAGGAGTCGATGCTGTGCACCGGCTCGCACGACCACCGGGCCGCCGACTTCCGCTACCGCAACGCCCCGATCGTGATTGAGGACGGCGCGTGGGTGGCCGTACGGGCGACCGTGCTGGCCGGGGTGACGGTGGGCCGGTGCGCGGTGGCGGGCGCGGGTGCGATCGTCCACAGAAACCTTCCTCCGCTGACCCTGCAGACGATGGACGGGCAGCGCCGCCCGGTCGAGGAGCCCAATTGA
- a CDS encoding Ig-like domain-containing protein, translating to MAAVAAWAGLLGGLTGCTEDGGSPVEIQLPGKPRSPDEAIRITPDDNAKGVPAEGPLRVNVPEGRLERVKVTKVEDAQEEEVPGEIAADGLSWSPDPDGGRLSLAAKYTVDAVALDGHNRRQARHTTFTTYVPEERFIGYFKPENRSTVGTGMIVSFKFSRAVKHRADVERAITVTADPAVEVVGHWFGNERLDFRPKEYWKAGTEVTVKMKLRDVEGAPGSYGIQDKTVRFTVGRSQVSTVDAAAHTMEVRRDGELLSTIPISAGAPKNTTYNGRMVVMEMFDVTRMNGATVGFTSDDGKGEYDIPDVPHAMRLTASGTFLHGNYWASPDTFGSTNTSHGCVGLRDDKGGGSDTPAGWFFDRTLIGDVVEVVNSQDKTVAPNNGLGGWNMSWADWVAGSATG from the coding sequence TTGGCCGCCGTGGCGGCATGGGCGGGCCTGCTGGGCGGGCTGACCGGCTGCACCGAGGACGGCGGATCCCCGGTCGAGATCCAGCTGCCCGGAAAACCCCGCTCACCGGACGAGGCCATCCGGATCACCCCCGACGACAACGCCAAGGGCGTCCCGGCCGAGGGCCCGCTGCGGGTGAACGTCCCCGAGGGCCGCCTCGAGCGGGTCAAGGTCACCAAGGTCGAGGACGCCCAGGAGGAGGAGGTCCCCGGGGAGATCGCCGCCGACGGGCTCAGCTGGAGCCCCGACCCCGACGGGGGACGGCTCTCGCTCGCCGCCAAGTACACCGTCGACGCGGTCGCCCTCGACGGGCACAACCGCCGCCAGGCCCGGCACACCACCTTCACCACCTACGTCCCCGAGGAGCGGTTCATCGGCTACTTCAAGCCCGAGAACCGCTCCACCGTCGGCACCGGCATGATCGTCTCCTTCAAGTTCAGCCGGGCCGTCAAGCACCGCGCCGACGTGGAACGGGCCATCACCGTCACCGCCGACCCGGCCGTGGAGGTCGTGGGCCACTGGTTCGGCAACGAGCGCCTCGACTTCCGGCCCAAGGAGTACTGGAAGGCCGGCACCGAGGTCACCGTGAAGATGAAGCTGCGCGACGTCGAGGGCGCGCCCGGCTCGTACGGCATCCAGGACAAGACCGTCCGCTTCACCGTCGGCCGCTCCCAGGTCTCCACCGTGGACGCGGCCGCGCACACCATGGAGGTCCGCCGGGACGGGGAGCTGCTGTCCACCATCCCCATCAGCGCCGGGGCACCCAAGAACACCACCTACAACGGCAGGATGGTGGTGATGGAGATGTTCGACGTCACCCGGATGAACGGCGCCACCGTCGGCTTCACCAGCGACGACGGCAAGGGCGAGTACGACATCCCGGACGTCCCGCACGCCATGCGGCTCACCGCCTCCGGCACCTTCCTGCACGGCAACTACTGGGCCAGCCCCGACACCTTCGGCTCCACCAACACCAGCCACGGCTGCGTGGGCCTGCGCGACGACAAGGGCGGCGGCTCGGACACCCCGGCGGGCTGGTTCTTCGACCGGACCCTGATCGGGGACGTGGTGGAGGTGGTGAACTCGCAGGACAAGACCGTCGCCCCCAACAACGGACTGGGCGGCTGGAACATGTCCTGGGCGGACTGGGTGGCGGGCTCCGCCACCGGCTGA
- the glgX gene encoding glycogen debranching protein GlgX yields MDAVRERVQAKVLRAAAHPPPPVWPGSSHPLGARFHAGPAGVEGTNFALWAQGAEAVELCLFDALGAETRCTLAELTHEIWHGFVPGARPGQRYGFRVHGRWDPWTGARYNPAKLLLDPYARAVDGDFSLPPEVYGHVRDWPQQYIADTVRDDRDSAPYVPKGVVVHDDDDWADDVRPKTPWADSVIYELHVRGFTMRHPGVPEELRGTYAGLAHPAAVEHLVKLGVTAVELLPVHQFAHEDHLLRRGLRNYWGYNSVGYFAPHAGYSSSGTAGQQVGEFKRMVKALHAAGIEVILDVVYNHTAEAGELGPTLSLRGIDNRGYYRLQSDQRRYADYTGCGNTLHAGRPHVLRLITDSLRYWVTEMGVDGFRFDLAAALARSMHDVDMLSPFLAVIAQDPVLRRVKLIAEPWDVGSGGYQVGAFPPLWTEWNDRYRDAVRDFWRGALPDVRDLGYRLSGSSDLYAWGGRRPYASVNFVTAHDGFTLRDLVSYERKHNEANGEANRDGTNDNRSWNCGAEGGSDDPRIGALRRRQLRNLLTTLLLSTGVPMLVAGDEFGRTQGGNNNAYCQDNETGWVDWSLLSDPAWSELFALTRRLIALRQAHPVLRRRAFFSGRAQGADGLRDLAWFTPAGAEMTERDWYAPAAAVGLYLSGRDIPGRDERGRQVTDDSFLALLHAGDRPVEWVLPGAPWAGAYELVLDTSREAQAAPPGTRHRGGEALTVPARSVLLLRVVS; encoded by the coding sequence ATGGACGCCGTGCGGGAGCGGGTCCAGGCGAAGGTGTTACGGGCGGCCGCGCACCCGCCGCCACCGGTGTGGCCCGGCTCCTCGCACCCCCTGGGGGCCCGCTTCCACGCGGGTCCGGCCGGGGTGGAGGGGACGAACTTCGCGCTGTGGGCGCAGGGCGCGGAGGCGGTGGAGCTGTGCCTGTTCGACGCGCTCGGGGCGGAGACCCGCTGCACCCTGGCCGAGCTGACGCACGAGATCTGGCACGGCTTCGTCCCGGGTGCGCGGCCCGGGCAGCGGTACGGCTTCCGGGTGCACGGGCGCTGGGATCCCTGGACGGGCGCCCGGTACAACCCGGCGAAGCTGCTGCTGGACCCGTACGCGCGGGCGGTCGACGGCGACTTCTCGCTGCCGCCGGAGGTGTACGGGCACGTTCGGGACTGGCCGCAGCAATACATCGCGGACACGGTGCGCGACGACCGGGACTCGGCCCCGTACGTCCCGAAGGGGGTGGTCGTCCACGATGACGACGACTGGGCGGACGACGTCCGGCCGAAGACCCCCTGGGCCGATTCGGTGATCTACGAGCTGCACGTGCGCGGTTTCACGATGCGCCATCCGGGGGTTCCCGAGGAGCTGCGCGGCACGTACGCGGGGCTCGCCCATCCGGCGGCGGTCGAGCACCTGGTGAAGCTGGGGGTCACCGCCGTCGAGCTGCTGCCGGTACACCAGTTCGCGCACGAGGACCACCTGCTGCGGCGGGGGCTGCGCAACTACTGGGGCTACAACTCGGTGGGCTACTTCGCCCCGCACGCCGGGTACTCCTCCAGCGGGACGGCCGGGCAGCAGGTCGGGGAGTTCAAGCGGATGGTCAAGGCCCTGCACGCGGCCGGGATCGAGGTGATCCTCGACGTGGTCTACAACCACACGGCGGAGGCGGGGGAGCTGGGCCCGACGCTGTCGCTGCGCGGGATCGACAACCGGGGCTACTACCGGCTCCAGTCCGACCAGCGCCGCTACGCCGACTACACGGGCTGCGGGAACACCCTGCACGCCGGGCGTCCGCACGTGCTGCGCCTGATCACCGACTCCCTGCGCTACTGGGTGACGGAGATGGGGGTCGACGGCTTCCGCTTCGACCTGGCGGCGGCGCTGGCCCGCTCGATGCACGACGTGGACATGCTGTCGCCGTTCCTCGCGGTGATCGCCCAGGATCCGGTGCTGCGGCGGGTCAAGCTGATCGCGGAGCCGTGGGACGTGGGCTCGGGCGGCTACCAGGTGGGGGCGTTCCCGCCGCTGTGGACGGAGTGGAACGACCGGTACCGCGATGCGGTGCGGGATTTCTGGCGGGGCGCGCTGCCCGACGTACGGGACCTCGGGTACCGGCTGTCGGGATCGAGCGACCTGTACGCGTGGGGCGGGCGGCGGCCGTACGCCTCGGTGAACTTCGTGACCGCCCACGACGGTTTCACCCTGCGCGACCTGGTCAGTTACGAGCGCAAGCACAACGAGGCCAACGGGGAGGCGAACCGGGACGGCACCAATGACAACCGGTCCTGGAACTGCGGTGCCGAGGGCGGGAGCGACGATCCCCGGATCGGGGCGCTGCGCCGGCGCCAGCTGCGCAACCTGCTGACCACGCTGCTGCTGTCCACGGGTGTGCCGATGCTGGTGGCGGGCGACGAGTTCGGGCGCACCCAGGGCGGCAACAACAACGCGTACTGCCAGGACAACGAGACGGGGTGGGTGGACTGGTCGCTGCTGTCCGACCCGGCGTGGAGCGAGCTGTTCGCGCTGACCCGGCGGCTGATCGCGCTGCGCCAGGCCCATCCGGTGCTGCGGCGGCGGGCGTTCTTCTCCGGGCGGGCTCAGGGCGCGGACGGGCTGCGGGACCTGGCCTGGTTCACCCCGGCCGGGGCGGAGATGACGGAGCGGGACTGGTACGCGCCGGCCGCGGCGGTGGGGCTGTACCTGTCGGGGCGGGACATCCCGGGCCGCGACGAGCGGGGCCGCCAGGTGACGGACGACAGCTTCCTGGCGCTGCTGCACGCCGGGGACCGGCCGGTGGAGTGGGTGCTGCCGGGCGCGCCGTGGGCGGGGGCGTACGAGCTGGTCCTGGACACCTCGCGGGAGGCGCAGGCGGCCCCGCCCGGCACCCGCCACCGGGGCGGGGAGGCGCTGACGGTGCCGGCGCGGTCGGTGCTGCTGCTGCGGGTGGTGAGCTGA